From the Thermus brockianus genome, the window CCCATTCGGTGCTGACCAGAACTTCCGGATGCGCGTATCCCATAGGCACCTCCCGCCCCCAATATACCCTTGAGCGTCTGAAGGTAAAGAACGGGGGACACAATTTCCGCAATCTCCTTGTTTCCCGAGGCGGGGTTTGGTATAAAGGTACCTGCGGGGAGTAGCCGCCCCTAGTCGGGGGCCAGCCGGTCGTCAGTACGGGAGGTTTCCCCGGTCGGCTGGGGCGCTTTGGGCGCATGGCGAGACCACCTAAAAGGTGGCCTCGGTTTTTGCTACACCCCGCAAGGAGGTAAGGCATGGACCTACTGGCAATCGCGCTCATGGCGTTGGTCTTCGTGGCTAGCTTAGCCATTCAAGGGGGCTTGCAGGCCACCTTTGCCCGTTTTGCCCGGGTGGCCAACAGCCGGGGGCTGACCGGGGCCCAGGTGGCCCGGGCCATCCTGGATGCCCACGGGCTCACCCACGTGCGGGTGGAGCCCGTGCCCGGGGCCTTGACGGACCACTATGACCCCCGTGCCAAGGCGGTGCGGCTGTCCGAGCCCAACTACGCTTCCCCAAGCCTTGCTGCCCTGGCGGTGGCGGCCCACGAGGTGGGGCATGCGGTGCAGGACGCCCAGGGCTACGCCTGGCTCAGGGTGCGGGCGAGCCTCTGGCCGGCGGCGAGCCTGGGGAGCAACCTGGGGCCCATCCTGGTGGTGCTCGGCCTCATGGTGGGGGCCCTAGGCTTGGCCAAGCTTGGGCTTTACCTCTACCTGGCGGTGGCCCTCTTCCAGCTCATCACCCTGCCCGTGGAGTTTGATGCGTCCCGGAGGGCCCTGGACTTCCTAAGGCGCATGGGGTTCCTGGACGCCCGGGAGATGGGCCCGGCGCGGCAGGTGCTCACCTGGGCGGCCCTGACCTACGTGGCGGCCTTGGCCAGCTCCTTGGCCACCATCCTCTACTACGCCAGCCTCCTCATGGGGCGGAGGGAGGAGTAGATGCCCCTTCTCCTCTGCCCCCAGTGCGGCGTGGGCATGAAGGAGGTGGAGCGCCGGGGGGTGCTCATAGACGTCTGCCCCCAGTGCGGGGGGGTGTGGCTGGACCGGGGGGAGCTGGAGAAGCTCCTCGCCGAGGCCCGGGCGGTGGAGAGGGCCTACGAGGAGGAGCGGGAGGCCTACTACCGCAAGGAAGGGAAGCCCTACAAAAAGAAGAAGGGTTTCCTGGAGTTCTTTGACCTCTTTGACTAGGGAGAAGCCCCCTGGGAAGGT encodes:
- a CDS encoding zinc metallopeptidase; translation: MDLLAIALMALVFVASLAIQGGLQATFARFARVANSRGLTGAQVARAILDAHGLTHVRVEPVPGALTDHYDPRAKAVRLSEPNYASPSLAALAVAAHEVGHAVQDAQGYAWLRVRASLWPAASLGSNLGPILVVLGLMVGALGLAKLGLYLYLAVALFQLITLPVEFDASRRALDFLRRMGFLDAREMGPARQVLTWAALTYVAALASSLATILYYASLLMGRREE
- a CDS encoding zf-TFIIB domain-containing protein produces the protein MPLLLCPQCGVGMKEVERRGVLIDVCPQCGGVWLDRGELEKLLAEARAVERAYEEEREAYYRKEGKPYKKKKGFLEFFDLFD